The Acidimicrobiales bacterium sequence GCGGGCGGAGAACGCGTAGGCGGTCGAGCCCGTCGGGGTCGCCACGATCAGACCGTCGGCGGCGTAGGAGGTGAAGAACTCGCCGTCGACGTCGACCGCGAGCCGGATCGTGTTGGCATCGGCGGATCGCTCGACGACGACCTCGTTGAGCGCCCGGTGGACGGCCACCTCGCCGCCGCTCTCGATGCGCACCTCCACCAGCATCCGTTCCTCGATCACCATCTCGCCGGCGAGGGCGCGCGAGACCGCGGTCTGCGCCTCGCCCGGCTCGACCTCGGTGAGATAGCCGAGTTGGCCGTGGTCGACACCGAGGATCGGCACCGGAGCGTCACCGAGCAGCTCGACGGCCCGCAGGATCGAACCGTCGCCGCCGAGGGTCACGACCAGATCGAGCCCGGCGGCGAACGCCGTGGCGGGCACCGAGAGCGCCTCGAGGCCACTCACCGCGGCGTCATCGGGCGGGATCCGCACGGCATGACCCTGCGCGGTGAGCCACGCCGCGAGGTCGCGGGCGTGGGCGGCGGCTTCGTCGCGACCCAGGTGGACGATGAGCCCGATGTCAGCCATGGGCTGATTCCACCTCGCCGAGGACCCGATCGACAAGCTCGTCGAGCGCGACCGGCGCGTCGGCGCCCCGGCGGGCATGGAGCAGGAACTCGACGTTGCCGTCGCCCCCCGTGATCGGCGAGACCATGACGTCCATGATGGCCGCTGCGCGCTCCTCGAACGCGGTGCCCACGTCCAGAACCGTCCGACGCCAGATCTGCGGATCGCGGATCACGCCCCGCCCCCGGTCGGCGTCGGCCTTGCCCGCTTCGAACTGGGGCTTCACGAGCACCACCAGATCCCCGCCGTCGACGACGAGGGCGAGCAGCGAATCGAGCACCGTACGCAGCGAGATGAACGACAGGTCGCCGACCAGCACGTCGCCGGGGCCGCCGACCGAAGCCGGCTCCAGATCCCGCACGTTCGTCTGCTCGTGCACGTCGACACGGGGGTCCTCACGCAGGCGTTCGTGAAGCTGGTTGCGGCCGACGTCGATCGCCACGACGCGGGCCGCGCCGTGCTGGAGCGCGCAGTCCGTGAACCCGCCCGTGGACGAACCCGCGTCGATCACGCGGCGATCGGCGAGGTCCACCGTGAACCGCGCCAGCGCGGCCTCGAGCTTGCGGCCGCCCCGCGACACGAAGCGGGGCGGGTCACCGACGACCTCCACCGCATCGCCCGGATCGACCTGCCGGGCCGCCTTGTCGGCGACCGCGCCGCCGACGCGGACCCGTCGCGCGGCGATCAGTTCCTGCGCCTGGGACCGGCTGGTGGCCAGCTCGCGGCGCACCAGTTCGGCATCGAGGCGACGGCGACGGCTCACGGGTGCTCCACGGGTCGGGACCGGTGCGGCCACTCTATGCAGCCAACCCTCCGTATCATGACGGTGCTGCCGATGGAAAAGGCAGTATCAGTTGGCACACTCGCGCGTGTTCGTTTCAGAGAGAAGGACGATGGCGGAAGATTCAGACGACGCGATCAAGGAACAGGTCGCCGGCTACCAGGCGGCCTTCGACAAGATCGTGGCGAACGTCGAACACGTGATGAAGGGCAAGCCCGATGTCGTGCGCCTCGCGGTCACCGCGATGCTCGCCGACGGCCACCTGCTGATCGAGGACGTGCCGGGGGTCGGCAAGACCTCCCTGGCCCGCGCCCTCGCCGAGACGATGGACGGCTCGCTCCAGCGCATCCAGTTCACCCCGGACCTCCTGCCGACCGACGTCACCGGCGTCCAGATCTACAACCAGGGCGAGAACAGCTTCGAGTTCCACGACGGCCCGGTGTTCGCCAACGTCGTCGTCGCCGACGAGATCAACCGGGCGTCGCCGAAGACCCAGGCCGCCCTGCTCGAGGTCATGGAGGAGCACCAGGTCACGGTGGACGGCGCGCCCCGCCCCGTCCCCGACCCGTTCATCGTGCTCGCCACGCAGAACCCGGTCGAGCTCGACGGCACCTACGAACTCCCCGAGGCCCAGCTGGACCGCTTCCTCATGCGGCTCCACATCGGCTACCCGGACGCCGCGGCCGAGATGGAGATCCTCGACCAGCACGAGAAGCGATGGGACCGCACCGAGCTCGCCCCGGTCGTGTCCACCGAGCAGTTCGCGAAGATGACCCGCGTCGCCGACCGCGTCCACGTCGGACCGCTCGTGAAGGAATATCTCGTCACCCTGTCCCACGCCACCCGCATCCGCCCCGACGTGCGCATCGGTGTGAGCCCCCGCGGCACCATCGCCCTCGCCAACGCGTCGCGGGCATGGGCAGCCAGCCAGGGTCGCCACTTCGTCGCCCCCGACGACATCCGCCTCATGGCCCCGCACGTCCTCCCCCACCGGATCGTGGTCACCCCCGAAGCCGAGCTCCGCGGTGTCACCGGCAACGCCGTCATCAACGAGGTCTTGTCGCAGACTCCGGTGGACGAGACCGCGCGGAGCTAGGCCGTGACCGCCGCCGGACGCGGCACGCTCGTCATCGGCATCCTGATCGGCGTCCTCGGACTCGCGATCGGTTATCCCACGCTCGTCGCGATGGGGGCGACGCTGATCGCCGCGGTGATCATCGCCCTCATCCTCGTCGGCCGGCCGCCGGACCTCGCGAGCGTGCGGGTCGTCGTCCCGGACCGCGTGACCTCCGGCGAGACCGCCGTCACCCAGCTCACCGTCGCGAACCGGGGTCGGCGCACCAGCGGCGCGTCGAAGGGCCAGGAGCGCTTCGGCGACGATCTCATCCCCGTCGACATCCCGTCACTCGAACCCGGCGAGTCCACGACGATCACCAGTGAACTCTCCACCGCCACCCGCGGCATCTTCGACGTCGGGCCGCTCACCGTGCGCCGCGGCGATCCGATCGGCCTCGCCCGCCGCGGTGACATCAACTCCGACATCAGCCGCCTGATCGTCCACCCCCGCATCCACGACGTGTCGCCGTTCCCGGCCGGCATCCGGCGGGACATGGAAGGCCTGCCCTCCGGCGAGGCGGCCGAGGGCGGCGTCACGTTCTCCAACCTGCGCGAATACGTCCCGGGCGACGACCTTCGACTCGTGCACTGGCGCTCGTCGGCCAAGGTCGGGCAGTTGATGGTGCGTCACAACATCGACGTCCACCGTCCCCGCACGACCGTCATCCTCGACACCAGCGCGGGGCTCTACGACGACGAGTCGTTCGAGGACGCGGTGCGAGCGACGGCGAGCGTGATCGTGTCCGCCATGACCCGTCGGTTCCCGTTCACCCTGCGCACGAGCCACGGCTACCTGATCGACGATCGGTCGTCCCGGCTCGCCGTCATGGATCTCCTCGCCGCCCTGACCACCCACGACGACGAGACGATGGACCTCGGGCAGGCTGCCGTGGCCGCGAGCCACGACCCCGCCGGGCTCTCGTGCGCCGTCATCACCGGCCGCGCCGGCGTGGACGCCCTGCGCAGCCTCGGGCCCATCCGCAACCGCTTCGACCAGCTGACCATGATTCGCATGGGCAGCGGCACGTCCTCGGAGGTCTACGAACTCGGCGGGGCCGTCCTCATCAACGCCAACACCTCGGCGGACTTCGCCCAGGCCTGGAACCGGCGGATGAAACGATGAGGCTCCGCCCCTCGTTCACGACCACGGCCTCGCTGGCTGCGCTGG is a genomic window containing:
- a CDS encoding NAD(+)/NADH kinase is translated as MADIGLIVHLGRDEAAAHARDLAAWLTAQGHAVRIPPDDAAVSGLEALSVPATAFAAGLDLVVTLGGDGSILRAVELLGDAPVPILGVDHGQLGYLTEVEPGEAQTAVSRALAGEMVIEERMLVEVRIESGGEVAVHRALNEVVVERSADANTIRLAVDVDGEFFTSYAADGLIVATPTGSTAYAFSARGPIIDPSHSALLLTPVSPHMLFDRSLVLAPSTRLRMTVDGHRPATVSVDGRRVAVVGDGDAIECTAAAHTVRLVSFGPRQFHRVLKAKFGLNDR
- a CDS encoding TlyA family RNA methyltransferase, which gives rise to MSRRRRLDAELVRRELATSRSQAQELIAARRVRVGGAVADKAARQVDPGDAVEVVGDPPRFVSRGGRKLEAALARFTVDLADRRVIDAGSSTGGFTDCALQHGAARVVAIDVGRNQLHERLREDPRVDVHEQTNVRDLEPASVGGPGDVLVGDLSFISLRTVLDSLLALVVDGGDLVVLVKPQFEAGKADADRGRGVIRDPQIWRRTVLDVGTAFEERAAAIMDVMVSPITGGDGNVEFLLHARRGADAPVALDELVDRVLGEVESAHG
- a CDS encoding MoxR family ATPase; translation: MAEDSDDAIKEQVAGYQAAFDKIVANVEHVMKGKPDVVRLAVTAMLADGHLLIEDVPGVGKTSLARALAETMDGSLQRIQFTPDLLPTDVTGVQIYNQGENSFEFHDGPVFANVVVADEINRASPKTQAALLEVMEEHQVTVDGAPRPVPDPFIVLATQNPVELDGTYELPEAQLDRFLMRLHIGYPDAAAEMEILDQHEKRWDRTELAPVVSTEQFAKMTRVADRVHVGPLVKEYLVTLSHATRIRPDVRIGVSPRGTIALANASRAWAASQGRHFVAPDDIRLMAPHVLPHRIVVTPEAELRGVTGNAVINEVLSQTPVDETARS
- a CDS encoding DUF58 domain-containing protein; this encodes MTAAGRGTLVIGILIGVLGLAIGYPTLVAMGATLIAAVIIALILVGRPPDLASVRVVVPDRVTSGETAVTQLTVANRGRRTSGASKGQERFGDDLIPVDIPSLEPGESTTITSELSTATRGIFDVGPLTVRRGDPIGLARRGDINSDISRLIVHPRIHDVSPFPAGIRRDMEGLPSGEAAEGGVTFSNLREYVPGDDLRLVHWRSSAKVGQLMVRHNIDVHRPRTTVILDTSAGLYDDESFEDAVRATASVIVSAMTRRFPFTLRTSHGYLIDDRSSRLAVMDLLAALTTHDDETMDLGQAAVAASHDPAGLSCAVITGRAGVDALRSLGPIRNRFDQLTMIRMGSGTSSEVYELGGAVLINANTSADFAQAWNRRMKR